In Coriobacteriia bacterium, the following are encoded in one genomic region:
- a CDS encoding 3-methyl-2-oxobutanoate dehydrogenase subunit VorB: protein MSEKVLMKGNEAIAEAALRAGCQCFFGYPITPQTELAAYMSKRMPKLGRVYLQAESEIAAINMVYGAAGTGARAMTSSSSPGISLKSEGISYMAGADLPGVIVNITRGGPGLGGIQPAQSDYWQATRAAGHGDFHMIVLAPSTVQEMADEVYNAFEIADRYRTPVMILGDGMLGQMMEPVSLPQEKTEKTDKPWAADGHRNKRKKNVINSLFLKTQELEDKNIERFERYEIIKENEQRAEMYVTDDAEIIIVAFGASARVARSAVDRARSVGIKVGLIRPITLWPYPTKAIESVVDRAKKFLVVEMNMGQMVDDVRLSVAGRKAVDFFGHTGGIIPTPTEVFEQIERIAVEKGDE from the coding sequence ATGTCCGAGAAAGTATTAATGAAAGGTAACGAAGCCATCGCCGAAGCCGCACTTCGTGCGGGCTGTCAGTGTTTCTTCGGGTATCCCATCACCCCCCAGACCGAACTCGCGGCTTACATGTCCAAGCGGATGCCCAAGCTGGGGCGTGTGTATCTTCAAGCCGAGAGTGAAATCGCGGCTATCAATATGGTCTACGGCGCGGCCGGCACAGGCGCACGTGCCATGACTTCTTCGTCATCTCCGGGAATTTCACTCAAGTCGGAGGGCATTTCCTATATGGCCGGTGCCGATTTGCCGGGAGTCATCGTCAACATCACACGCGGAGGTCCCGGTCTCGGCGGCATTCAGCCCGCCCAGTCAGATTACTGGCAGGCGACCCGCGCGGCCGGTCACGGCGACTTCCACATGATCGTTTTGGCTCCCTCGACCGTGCAAGAAATGGCCGACGAAGTCTACAACGCTTTCGAGATCGCCGATCGCTATCGTACGCCCGTCATGATTTTGGGTGACGGCATGCTCGGGCAGATGATGGAGCCCGTTTCGCTACCGCAAGAAAAAACGGAGAAGACCGATAAGCCTTGGGCTGCCGACGGACACCGGAACAAGCGTAAAAAGAATGTAATCAACTCTTTGTTCCTCAAGACTCAGGAGCTTGAAGACAAAAACATCGAACGTTTCGAGCGTTATGAAATCATTAAGGAAAATGAGCAGAGGGCGGAAATGTATGTAACCGACGATGCCGAAATCATCATCGTCGCCTTCGGTGCGAGCGCACGTGTGGCTCGGAGTGCCGTCGATCGTGCGCGTTCTGTCGGAATCAAGGTCGGCTTGATTCGTCCGATTACCTTGTGGCCGTATCCGACTAAAGCCATCGAGAGTGTCGTCGACCGGGCGAAAAAGTTCCTCGTGGTCGAGATGAACATGGGGCAGATGGTAGATGATGTGCGCCTGTCCGTCGCCGGCAGAAAAGCCGTCGACTTCTTCGGACACACGGGCGGGATCATTCCGACACCGACCGAGGTATTCGAGCAGATTGAAAGAATTGCAGTCGAGAAGGGAGATGAGTAA
- a CDS encoding 4Fe-4S binding protein: protein MSKIIIDETYCKGCGLCVDVCPRSLISLDAEKLTPKGYRPAKLDDASKCTACAMCATMCPDVAITVVKE from the coding sequence ATGTCAAAAATCATTATCGATGAAACCTATTGCAAGGGATGCGGACTGTGCGTCGACGTATGCCCTCGTTCGTTGATTTCTCTCGATGCGGAAAAACTTACCCCCAAAGGGTATCGTCCTGCAAAACTCGATGATGCGTCGAAATGCACCGCGTGCGCAATGTGCGCGACCATGTGTCCCGACGTGGCGATTACGGTAGTTAAGGAGTAG
- a CDS encoding ParA family protein: protein MVIVTGHYGSGKTNLSLNMAIDLADADEAVTLVDLDIVNPYFRSSDYIELLEERGIRVIGPTFARSTLESPSLPAEVYSAFEQKTGYVIFDVGGDDAGATALGRYAHNFTEHEYDLVYVINKYRNLTTTAQEAAEILHEIEEASHLKATGVIHNSHLQELTNLKTLLDAFDFAVGTAEMLDLPLVCATVPTDLFEEASLQESIAPPGGALYPVKIYVRTPWDEDESVLGG, encoded by the coding sequence ATGGTGATTGTGACCGGTCATTACGGAAGCGGTAAGACGAATTTGTCCCTGAACATGGCAATCGACTTGGCCGATGCGGACGAGGCGGTGACACTTGTCGACCTCGATATCGTCAATCCGTATTTTCGAAGCTCCGATTATATCGAGCTGCTCGAAGAACGCGGTATCCGTGTCATCGGACCGACATTTGCACGCTCGACACTCGAATCGCCCTCGCTTCCCGCCGAAGTGTATTCGGCCTTCGAACAAAAGACGGGATATGTGATTTTCGACGTGGGCGGGGACGACGCCGGTGCGACTGCGCTCGGCCGCTATGCGCACAACTTCACCGAGCACGAATACGACCTTGTCTATGTCATCAACAAATACCGGAACTTAACGACTACGGCGCAGGAGGCGGCTGAAATCCTCCATGAAATCGAAGAGGCGTCGCATCTGAAAGCAACCGGAGTGATACATAATTCCCATTTGCAAGAACTGACGAATCTCAAGACTCTTCTCGATGCCTTCGACTTCGCCGTCGGCACGGCGGAGATGCTCGATTTGCCACTTGTCTGCGCTACTGTGCCGACCGACCTTTTCGAAGAGGCGAGTTTGCAAGAATCGATTGCGCCGCCGGGCGGGGCTTTGTATCCTGTAAAGATATACGTTCGGACCCCGTGGGACGAAGACGAATCCGTCCTCGGTGGATAA
- a CDS encoding cupin domain-containing protein has protein sequence MELDMKEISNRIKSLREDSDLSAAELAEAIGVSEQDYIIHEDGAKDFSFTFLYRAAEKLGVDMIDLLTGEEPHLQSYSLVRAGEGLDIKRRESFEYLHLAPTFRHKLCEPFLVTAPYIEKEQNTPIATSQHVGQELDYIISGRLRFVYEDHTEELGAGDVLLYDSSHDHGMIAIGGEPCKFLAVVLKGNHDS, from the coding sequence ATGGAACTCGACATGAAAGAGATTTCAAATCGCATCAAGTCTCTGCGCGAGGATTCCGATTTATCGGCCGCTGAGTTGGCTGAAGCCATCGGTGTAAGTGAGCAAGATTACATTATCCACGAGGATGGGGCGAAAGATTTTTCGTTCACCTTCCTGTATCGCGCAGCTGAAAAGCTCGGCGTCGACATGATCGACCTTTTGACGGGCGAAGAGCCCCACCTCCAAAGCTATTCGCTCGTGCGCGCCGGCGAAGGCCTCGATATCAAGCGTCGTGAAAGCTTCGAGTATCTTCACCTCGCGCCGACCTTCCGTCACAAACTGTGTGAGCCGTTCTTGGTGACGGCACCCTATATCGAAAAAGAGCAAAACACGCCTATCGCGACATCACAGCATGTCGGGCAGGAGTTGGATTACATAATTAGCGGTCGTCTGCGCTTTGTCTATGAGGACCACACTGAGGAACTCGGCGCAGGCGATGTATTGCTTTACGATTCTTCGCACGACCATGGCATGATCGCCATCGGAGGAGAACCGTGCAAGTTCCTCGCAGTGGTGTTAAAAGGAAACCACGACTCATAG
- a CDS encoding AMP-binding protein: MQNLNLKYMRETYDDNGILSDLKLEYPDDFNFAYDCVDALATSDPDRPAMVWCNPEGEEHRFSFADMKEWSDKTAHYLSDLGIGNGDAVLVIVRRHYQFWFIATALHKLGALLVPATFMLKEHDLEYRLKGASAKAVIATSLGDIAQVVDNVAPSCPELEMKILVNGGGGGLLNGEDGSLGEKLSGPENVCILPGVREGWHDFNSQVRATDAEFARRDTSVHDPAILYFSSGTTGDPKMALHDMTYALAHIATAKHWHNVVSDGGLHFTIADTGWGKAVWGKYYGQWLMEACVFTYDFDRYAPHDILELIKKYDITSLCCPPTMYRLMMLDGIEKYDLSSLTYCTTAGEALNPDLYAKWLDQTGLPLVEGFGQTETVLSIFNSVGMKCKPGSMGKPSPLFTLSLFDGEKFHVTPGQRGEICIKLDPYPEGIMVEYYRDAEKTAEAVEGGWYHTGDTAWVDEDGYYWYVGRNDDVIKSSGYRIGPFEVESVLLEHEAVAECAVTGIPDPVRGFAVKATLVLAKGYERSNELTVELQSWVKTHTAPYKFPRVIDYVDALPKTVNGKVQRKLIRTADREKASE; this comes from the coding sequence ATGCAGAATCTCAACTTGAAGTACATGCGCGAGACATATGACGATAACGGTATACTATCCGACTTGAAGCTCGAGTATCCCGACGACTTCAACTTCGCCTACGATTGCGTCGATGCGCTCGCAACAAGTGACCCCGACCGCCCAGCGATGGTGTGGTGCAATCCCGAGGGCGAAGAACATCGCTTCAGTTTCGCCGATATGAAAGAGTGGTCGGATAAGACCGCTCACTACTTAAGCGACCTCGGCATCGGCAACGGAGATGCGGTGCTCGTCATCGTGCGTCGTCATTACCAATTCTGGTTCATCGCCACGGCGCTTCACAAACTCGGTGCGCTTTTGGTCCCGGCCACGTTCATGCTCAAAGAGCATGACCTCGAGTACCGGCTCAAAGGAGCGAGCGCCAAGGCGGTCATCGCCACGAGCTTAGGCGACATCGCGCAAGTCGTCGACAATGTCGCGCCTTCTTGTCCCGAACTCGAAATGAAAATCTTGGTCAACGGCGGCGGAGGCGGGCTCCTTAACGGCGAGGATGGATCGTTGGGCGAAAAGCTCTCGGGACCCGAGAATGTCTGCATTCTTCCGGGCGTACGAGAGGGCTGGCACGACTTCAACTCACAAGTCCGCGCAACCGATGCCGAATTCGCACGACGTGACACTTCGGTGCACGATCCGGCAATCTTGTATTTCTCTTCGGGCACGACCGGGGATCCGAAGATGGCCTTGCACGATATGACCTATGCACTCGCACATATCGCCACTGCGAAGCATTGGCACAACGTCGTAAGCGACGGCGGGCTCCATTTCACCATCGCCGACACCGGATGGGGCAAGGCCGTATGGGGAAAATACTACGGACAATGGCTCATGGAGGCCTGCGTGTTCACCTATGACTTCGACCGCTATGCGCCCCATGATATCCTCGAACTCATCAAAAAGTATGACATCACAAGCCTTTGTTGCCCACCGACCATGTATCGTCTCATGATGCTGGATGGTATCGAAAAATACGATCTCTCATCACTTACATACTGCACGACCGCCGGCGAGGCGCTCAATCCCGATCTCTATGCCAAGTGGCTCGACCAAACCGGCTTGCCCCTGGTCGAAGGATTCGGGCAGACCGAGACCGTTCTCAGCATTTTCAACAGCGTCGGCATGAAATGCAAGCCGGGTTCGATGGGCAAGCCCTCCCCGCTTTTCACCTTGAGCCTGTTCGACGGAGAAAAGTTCCATGTGACTCCCGGACAGAGAGGCGAAATCTGCATCAAGTTGGACCCCTATCCCGAAGGAATCATGGTCGAGTATTATCGCGATGCGGAAAAGACCGCCGAGGCCGTCGAGGGTGGCTGGTATCATACGGGTGATACGGCGTGGGTCGATGAGGACGGTTACTACTGGTATGTCGGCAGAAACGACGACGTCATCAAGTCATCGGGCTATCGAATCGGACCTTTCGAGGTCGAAAGCGTTCTGCTCGAACACGAGGCGGTCGCCGAATGCGCCGTCACCGGAATACCCGATCCCGTGCGCGGCTTTGCCGTCAAAGCGACACTTGTTTTGGCAAAAGGGTACGAAAGAAGCAACGAGTTGACAGTGGAACTGCAGTCGTGGGTAAAGACGCACACGGCTCCTTATAAGTTCCCGCGTGTCATCGACTACGTGGATGCACTACCGAAAACCGTCAACGGCAAAGTGCAACGTAAGCTCATTCGCACCGCCGATAGGGAAAAAGCATCCGAATAG
- a CDS encoding polysaccharide deacetylase family protein gives MVRLPRINWVLIVSGILFCSVSWRSEASSNSSKQSASRPSATTGKISQARKPLPYNKPAKYVALTFDDGPSPVYTHRILAILKREHVPATFFVLGNQTERHSDIVKAEAVQGNQVANHSWNHKNMNKAKNKNIEKDLETTRKEICRVTGIDTRYVRLPYGNANKRVRKKVRAMKLIRIYWDKDPRDWSRSGVKKIIGRATHKVRNGQIILMHDGGGSRSQTVKALQWVIDKLKKQGFTFYSIIESKHPKS, from the coding sequence GTGGTCCGATTACCACGGATCAATTGGGTGCTCATCGTGTCCGGCATTCTATTTTGTTCTGTATCGTGGAGGAGTGAGGCTTCGTCAAACAGTTCGAAACAGTCGGCATCGCGCCCCTCAGCCACGACAGGAAAAATATCTCAGGCGCGTAAGCCACTCCCCTATAACAAGCCTGCCAAATATGTTGCACTGACGTTTGACGATGGCCCGAGTCCCGTGTACACACATCGAATACTTGCCATTCTCAAGAGGGAGCACGTTCCGGCGACCTTTTTCGTTTTGGGAAATCAAACCGAACGGCACAGCGATATCGTAAAAGCCGAGGCGGTGCAAGGAAACCAAGTCGCAAATCATTCATGGAATCACAAAAACATGAATAAGGCCAAGAATAAGAATATCGAGAAAGATCTCGAGACTACCCGTAAAGAGATTTGCCGAGTTACCGGCATCGATACACGCTATGTACGTCTTCCTTACGGCAATGCGAACAAGCGGGTGCGCAAAAAAGTAAGAGCGATGAAATTGATTCGCATCTACTGGGATAAAGATCCACGGGATTGGTCGCGATCGGGTGTCAAAAAAATCATCGGCCGTGCAACACATAAAGTCAGAAACGGACAGATAATTTTGATGCATGACGGTGGAGGAAGCAGAAGCCAGACCGTGAAAGCCCTACAGTGGGTCATAGACAAGCTGAAAAAGCAGGGTTTTACGTTTTATTCAATCATCGAATCCAAGCATCCGAAAAGTTAA
- a CDS encoding IMP dehydrogenase: MAFYYEEPSHTFSEYLLVPGYSSDQCVPTNTSLKTPIVKFKKGEQPAISANIPLVSAVMQAVSDDGMAVALAKEGGISFIFGSQPIQDQTDMVRRVKAHKAGFVPSESNIRPDQALADILALKEASGHSTVAVTDDGSSNGKLLGMVTSKDYRVSRLNGGTHVSEFMTPIDRLITAPEGVTLSEANDIIWDNKLNALPILSMVGRLIAFVFRKDYDAHKENPLELLDSHKRFVVGAGINTRDYAQRVPELVEAGADILCIDSSEGFSVWQEKTLSWIRATYGDSVKVGAGNVVDREGFRFLAESGADFVKVGIGGGSICITRETKGIGRGQGTSLIEVVAARDEYFKETGVYVPVCSDGGIVYDYHLSIALAMGADFCMLGRYFSRFDESPTNKVMVNGHYMKEYWGEGSARARNWQRYDNGGDAKLSFVEGVDSYVPYAGSLHDNLMTTLSKVKSTMCNCGAISIPQLQEKARLTLVSETSIVEGGAHDVMLKEQNEAGK; the protein is encoded by the coding sequence ATGGCTTTTTATTACGAGGAACCTTCGCACACTTTCAGTGAATATCTTTTAGTTCCGGGATATTCTTCGGACCAATGCGTTCCGACCAATACAAGCCTCAAGACGCCTATAGTCAAGTTCAAAAAAGGTGAGCAGCCTGCGATTTCTGCGAATATACCTCTCGTCTCAGCCGTGATGCAAGCGGTTTCCGATGACGGAATGGCCGTTGCGTTGGCGAAAGAAGGAGGTATTTCTTTCATATTCGGTTCACAGCCGATACAAGATCAAACGGACATGGTTCGTCGGGTCAAGGCGCACAAAGCCGGCTTCGTACCGAGCGAGTCAAACATCCGTCCCGACCAGGCATTGGCTGATATCCTCGCGCTCAAAGAGGCGAGCGGACACTCGACCGTTGCAGTCACCGACGACGGCTCCTCGAACGGCAAACTCCTCGGCATGGTCACCAGCAAAGACTACCGCGTTTCCCGTTTGAACGGCGGAACACACGTTTCCGAGTTCATGACGCCGATCGATCGTCTTATCACGGCGCCCGAAGGAGTGACACTTTCGGAGGCAAACGACATCATTTGGGATAACAAGCTCAATGCCCTTCCCATTCTAAGCATGGTCGGCCGTTTAATCGCTTTCGTATTTCGCAAGGATTACGATGCACATAAGGAAAATCCCCTCGAACTGCTCGATTCGCACAAGCGTTTCGTCGTCGGAGCCGGAATCAACACACGTGACTATGCGCAGCGTGTACCCGAGCTCGTCGAGGCCGGTGCAGATATTTTGTGTATCGACTCATCCGAGGGCTTTTCGGTGTGGCAGGAAAAGACTCTTTCGTGGATTCGCGCGACATATGGCGATTCCGTCAAGGTGGGAGCCGGCAATGTCGTCGATCGCGAGGGCTTCAGATTCCTCGCAGAAAGCGGCGCCGATTTCGTCAAAGTCGGTATCGGCGGCGGCTCGATTTGCATAACGCGTGAGACGAAAGGTATCGGGCGCGGCCAAGGGACATCACTTATCGAAGTCGTCGCGGCACGCGACGAATATTTCAAGGAAACCGGGGTGTACGTTCCGGTTTGCTCGGACGGTGGAATCGTCTACGATTACCATCTCTCAATCGCACTGGCCATGGGAGCGGACTTTTGCATGCTGGGTCGGTACTTCTCGCGGTTCGACGAAAGCCCGACCAACAAAGTCATGGTCAACGGCCACTACATGAAGGAGTATTGGGGCGAAGGATCGGCGCGGGCACGTAATTGGCAGCGCTATGATAATGGCGGCGATGCGAAGTTATCCTTCGTCGAGGGAGTCGATTCTTACGTTCCTTACGCTGGCTCGCTGCACGATAACTTGATGACCACGCTTTCGAAGGTGAAGTCGACCATGTGCAACTGTGGCGCCATCAGCATTCCGCAACTCCAAGAGAAAGCTCGCCTCACGTTGGTTTCCGAGACGAGTATCGTCGAGGGCGGCGCACACGATGTCATGCTCAAAGAGCAAAACGAGGCGGGAAAATAA
- a CDS encoding DUF4153 domain-containing protein, with protein MKFIRDMFDDLRRGISHYTLSFLFTLILFFGSTIMIFSDSSAEWAKNLIYAGGLGFLVATYLETVSHKENFTRISDVVQKMTSIAVSVACYFIIDSKSIHSTTGFAGIAVAFFLAGLFAFSTEENKEKLGSHILKSTLLAGVITGIIEGGVILSVSAFNYLLVEIPDFTKCIGVISAFAFEVIFLNLALSFMPKPKEEIKVPKTIKVIFYYVAFPVYLLLIVVLYAYLVKILITWILPSGQVNWYASFASLVFIVLSFILPQYSGKIVDVFKRFGGIVLLPIIAIQAYMVWVRFDAYGLTTVRWVSAICTLLAVIFMVISLFKGMRYIRYMVLIAAIAALVLTIGPLNAIDFPAWEQGRRLESVLVADGMLTGGKITPNPAISKADRIKITSCYNALDMYSRTKEASNYPEWLDPKVKFKDAFGFKVTYADSSEQDREAPDRNVSLQHSWNSISLAGYMRYTSVDIGYDKGPDQNALAGKIIVGDKTYDIKKSLLKLNDDSTAAEMIIPLDATKKLYLENFEYSITGTGDFDYLSMRAFVLWK; from the coding sequence ATGAAATTCATTAGGGATATGTTCGACGATCTTCGTAGGGGCATTTCCCACTACACACTCTCCTTCCTCTTCACGCTCATCCTCTTCTTCGGGTCGACGATTATGATCTTCTCCGATTCATCGGCGGAATGGGCCAAAAACCTCATATACGCAGGCGGTCTCGGTTTTCTCGTTGCGACCTACCTCGAGACTGTCAGCCACAAGGAGAACTTCACCCGTATTTCCGATGTCGTCCAAAAAATGACGAGCATCGCCGTCTCGGTCGCCTGTTATTTCATCATCGATTCGAAAAGCATTCACAGCACCACGGGTTTTGCCGGCATCGCCGTCGCGTTCTTCCTCGCCGGGCTTTTCGCCTTTTCGACCGAGGAAAATAAAGAGAAACTCGGCTCGCATATACTCAAGAGTACGTTACTTGCGGGAGTCATCACCGGCATCATCGAAGGCGGAGTGATCTTGAGCGTGTCGGCGTTCAACTACCTGTTGGTCGAGATACCCGACTTTACCAAATGCATCGGCGTGATATCCGCGTTCGCCTTCGAGGTGATCTTCTTAAACCTCGCACTCTCCTTCATGCCGAAGCCGAAAGAGGAAATCAAGGTCCCCAAGACCATAAAAGTGATTTTTTACTACGTCGCCTTCCCCGTCTACCTGCTTCTCATCGTCGTACTGTACGCCTATCTCGTCAAGATTCTCATCACGTGGATCCTCCCGTCCGGGCAGGTCAACTGGTACGCTTCATTCGCATCGCTCGTCTTCATAGTCTTGTCGTTCATTTTGCCGCAGTATTCCGGCAAAATCGTTGATGTGTTCAAACGATTCGGAGGCATCGTCTTACTTCCGATTATCGCGATACAGGCTTACATGGTCTGGGTGCGTTTCGACGCATACGGTCTGACGACGGTCCGGTGGGTTTCAGCAATCTGTACACTGCTCGCCGTAATCTTTATGGTCATCTCACTCTTCAAAGGGATGCGCTACATCCGATACATGGTCTTGATCGCCGCCATAGCGGCGCTCGTCTTGACCATCGGACCGCTCAATGCAATCGACTTCCCCGCGTGGGAGCAAGGCAGGCGCCTCGAATCTGTACTCGTGGCAGACGGCATGCTCACCGGAGGAAAGATTACCCCGAACCCCGCGATCTCGAAGGCCGACCGTATCAAGATAACCAGCTGCTATAACGCCCTCGATATGTACAGTAGAACCAAAGAGGCATCGAACTATCCGGAATGGCTCGATCCGAAAGTTAAATTCAAAGATGCCTTCGGCTTCAAGGTCACTTATGCCGACTCGAGCGAGCAAGATCGGGAAGCCCCGGACAGAAACGTCTCTCTGCAACATTCTTGGAATTCGATTTCACTCGCCGGTTACATGAGATACACATCCGTCGATATCGGCTACGACAAAGGACCGGATCAAAATGCTCTTGCCGGAAAAATCATCGTCGGCGATAAAACATACGATATAAAGAAGTCCCTGTTAAAGCTGAACGACGACAGCACGGCAGCCGAGATGATTATCCCGCTCGATGCAACGAAGAAACTCTACCTTGAAAACTTCGAATACTCAATCACCGGCACCGGCGATTTCGACTACCTATCGATGCGAGCCTTCGTTCTTTGGAAGTAG
- a CDS encoding FKBP-type peptidyl-prolyl cis-trans isomerase, which translates to MKTLPETKAKTYTVKKLKIEDLRIGEGRKVKNGDKISVIYTGTLTDGTQFDQNTVTNLFTFTVGHGEVIKGFDEGVVGMKVGGGRKVTIPANMGYGSEGSGKIPGGATIIFTIDFVRFAN; encoded by the coding sequence ATGAAAACTCTTCCTGAAACGAAAGCGAAAACCTACACCGTCAAAAAGCTCAAAATCGAGGATCTCCGAATAGGTGAGGGTCGTAAAGTCAAAAACGGCGATAAAATATCGGTTATCTACACGGGTACATTGACCGATGGGACCCAATTCGATCAAAACACAGTGACCAACTTGTTCACTTTCACGGTCGGGCACGGTGAGGTAATCAAGGGATTCGACGAAGGAGTCGTCGGAATGAAAGTCGGCGGCGGCCGCAAGGTCACCATTCCGGCCAACATGGGATACGGCAGCGAAGGATCGGGCAAAATTCCCGGCGGAGCAACGATTATCTTCACCATCGATTTTGTCCGTTTCGCAAACTAG
- a CDS encoding ribonucleoside triphosphate reductase, translating into MHEKQERIAPQIDTPSEIITRHGESVAFDAQRITSAIEKAGFVTAEVDSQEAQLLTAQVLKVLKHRHMSQNAEESAAQALPSIEEIQDIVEQVLISADHFETARTYIVYREQRARARQDAKTYVDVEASVNEYLDQVDWRVNANANQGYSLGGLNLNVSGKVIANYWLSHVYPPEVGAAHRNGDMHIHDLDMLTGYCAGWSLRILITEGFNGVPGKVESAPPKHLGSAVGQIVNFLGTLQNEWAGAQAFSSFDTYMAPFVRLDNLAYKEVKQNIQELIYNLNVPSRWGTQTPFTNLTFDWTCPDDLKNDRPVIGGVACDFTYGELDAEMNMINRAYIEVMTEGDMKGRVFTFPIPTYNITPEFPWESDNAKLLFGMTAKYGLPYFQNFLNSDLKPNMVRSMCCRLQLDLTELLKRGNGLFGSAEQTGSVGVVTVNCARLGHLYKNDEARLLAELDKLLTYARTSLELKRKLISRLIDNGLFPYTKRYLGTLRNHFSTIGVNGVNEMIANFTEGTDDITTATGNAFAVTVLDHIRARMVEFQEETGHLYNLEATPAEGTTYRFAREDQKRYPDIIQAGTHESPYYTNSSQLPVGYTDDPFKALGMQENLQKKYTGGTVLHLYMGERMDSADACRDLVKRSLENFRLPYITISPTFSICPNHGYLDGEQITCPQCEAQGIEQGCEVWTRVMGYHRPVNLFNIGKKQEYADRKNFVAPLSLSD; encoded by the coding sequence ATGCACGAAAAACAAGAACGAATCGCGCCACAGATCGACACACCGAGCGAGATTATCACGCGTCACGGCGAATCGGTGGCTTTCGATGCACAACGCATCACATCCGCAATCGAGAAGGCGGGCTTTGTGACCGCCGAAGTCGACTCACAAGAAGCACAGCTCCTCACCGCGCAAGTTTTGAAGGTGCTCAAGCATCGTCATATGTCACAAAATGCGGAGGAATCGGCGGCACAGGCATTGCCGAGTATCGAGGAAATCCAAGACATCGTCGAACAAGTGCTCATCTCGGCCGACCACTTCGAAACCGCGCGAACCTACATCGTTTATCGTGAGCAGCGCGCTCGGGCTCGCCAAGACGCGAAAACCTACGTCGACGTAGAGGCATCGGTCAACGAATACCTCGACCAGGTCGATTGGCGCGTCAACGCCAATGCGAACCAAGGCTACTCCTTGGGCGGCTTGAACCTCAACGTCTCGGGCAAAGTCATCGCCAACTATTGGCTCAGCCACGTCTACCCTCCCGAAGTCGGCGCCGCGCACCGCAACGGCGACATGCATATCCATGATCTCGACATGCTCACCGGCTACTGCGCCGGTTGGTCGCTTCGCATCTTGATAACCGAGGGCTTCAACGGCGTACCCGGCAAAGTCGAATCGGCTCCCCCGAAACATCTGGGAAGCGCCGTCGGACAAATCGTCAACTTTTTGGGTACGCTTCAAAACGAATGGGCAGGCGCTCAAGCATTCAGCTCGTTCGACACCTATATGGCGCCCTTCGTTCGCCTCGACAACCTCGCGTACAAAGAGGTCAAACAAAATATCCAAGAACTCATCTATAACCTCAATGTTCCTTCGCGCTGGGGCACACAAACGCCCTTCACCAATCTGACGTTTGATTGGACCTGCCCCGACGATCTTAAAAATGACCGACCCGTCATCGGAGGAGTCGCCTGCGACTTCACCTACGGTGAACTCGATGCGGAAATGAACATGATCAACCGCGCCTACATCGAAGTCATGACGGAAGGCGATATGAAGGGACGCGTGTTCACGTTCCCCATTCCGACCTATAACATCACACCGGAATTTCCCTGGGAATCCGACAATGCAAAGCTTTTGTTCGGTATGACCGCGAAATACGGTCTCCCTTATTTCCAAAACTTTCTCAACTCGGACCTCAAGCCGAACATGGTTCGCTCCATGTGTTGCCGCCTCCAACTCGATTTGACCGAGTTGCTCAAACGCGGTAACGGATTGTTCGGCTCCGCAGAGCAAACGGGCTCCGTGGGCGTCGTCACCGTCAACTGCGCGCGACTCGGACACCTCTATAAAAACGACGAAGCGCGCCTGCTTGCCGAACTCGACAAGCTTTTGACGTATGCGCGCACCTCTCTCGAGCTGAAGCGCAAACTCATATCACGCCTCATCGACAACGGACTTTTCCCCTATACCAAGCGTTATTTGGGAACGTTGCGCAACCATTTTTCAACTATCGGCGTAAACGGCGTCAACGAGATGATTGCAAACTTCACCGAGGGAACAGACGACATCACAACCGCGACCGGAAATGCGTTCGCCGTGACCGTGCTCGACCATATCCGAGCGCGTATGGTCGAATTCCAAGAAGAAACCGGACATCTCTACAACCTCGAGGCGACACCGGCGGAAGGCACAACCTATCGTTTCGCCCGTGAAGATCAGAAACGCTACCCCGATATCATCCAAGCGGGCACGCATGAAAGTCCCTACTATACCAATTCGAGCCAACTGCCCGTCGGCTACACCGACGACCCGTTCAAGGCGCTCGGTATGCAAGAAAACCTCCAGAAAAAGTACACGGGAGGCACCGTATTGCACCTCTATATGGGCGAACGCATGGACAGCGCGGACGCTTGCCGCGATCTCGTGAAACGATCGCTGGAAAACTTCCGTCTTCCCTACATCACCATCTCACCGACGTTTTCGATCTGTCCCAACCACGGCTATCTCGACGGCGAACAAATAACCTGCCCGCAATGCGAGGCGCAAGGCATTGAGCAAGGCTGCGAGGTCTGGACACGCGTCATGGGATACCACCGACCCGTCAACTTGTTCAACATCGGCAAGAAACAAGAATATGCAGACCGCAAGAACTTCGTGGCGCCGCTCAGTCTGTCGGACTGA